GGTGATGTCGTTGTCCGTGAAGTGGACGGAGGGCATCCCGCGGGCCTTCGACGCGAGGACGCACATCGCGTTGCGCGAGGAGAGCGACACGTCCGCGGCTGGCGGGTCGGCCGCGAGTTGCGCGGTCCGGAGCGGAATCCCCACCTTCCGGAGCTGTGGGTTGTCGAAGTCCCGGCCCCGGACCTCGAAGTCGAACCCGGCCTCGGCGGCCAACTCGACCGTCTCGGTCTTCTCGCGCACGGTCGTCTTCAAATCGAGGTCGGGGAACGACGACAGCAGGCCCTCGAACAGGAACGGGTGGGACGGACTCACGAGGTCCACCCACGCGGTCGCGGTCCGGGTCATAGCGTCTCGACCGTGACCCCGACGCCCTGCCACCGCTCGCGGTCGAGCGCGTCGCAGGCGTCCACGATTACGTCGTCGGCCATCCTGTCGGCGACCATGCCGGGCGCGAGTTCGCCGTACTCGTCGTGGGCCGCGGTGACGACCAGCGCGTCCGCGCTCCGGGTCGCGCCGACGAGCGATTCGAGTTCGGGTGTGTCCTCGTCGCGTGCGTCTCCGCCGTCTGCCACCACGTCCCCGTCGCTCGAAGGGACGGCGTCCCCGTTCGCGTCTCCGTCCCCCTTCGCGCTCGCGGGCGCGGAAATCGCGGTGACGTGGGGGTCCTGCATCGCCACGGTCGCGCCACGCGAGCGCAACTCGTCGGCGAGCGCGAGGCCGGGACTCCCGCGGGTGTCGTCCACGTTACCCTTGTAGGCGACCCCGAGGAGCGCGACCTTCCGGCCCTCCAGCGACCCGAGTCGGTCGGTCACGCGGTCGGCGACGTAGTTCGGCATCGCGTCGTTTATCTCGCGGGCGTTCGACACGAGGTCGAGGCTGTCGGAGTGCTGGCCGAGGAACCACGGGTCCACGGGGAGGCAGTGGCCGCCGACGCCCGGTCCCGGATTCAGCAGGTCCACGCGCGGGTGGCTGTTGGCGGCCTCGATGACCGCCCGCGAACTGATGCCGTAGTCGTCGGCCAGTTTCGACACCTCGTTGGCGAGCGCGACGTTCACGTCGCGGTAGGTGTTCTGAATCAGTTTGGCGAATTCGGCGGTCGTAGGGTCCGGGACGACCGTAATCTCGCCCTCGACCACGGGGTCGTAGAGGCTCCGGGCCGCCTCGGCGGACGCTTCGTCTACCCCGCCGACGAGTCGGTCGTTCTCCCGGAGTTCCGCGAGCATGTTGCCCGGAAGCACCGTCTCGGGGCAGTGGGCCAGCGAGAAGTCCGCGCCCGCGGCGAGTCCCGACGACTCCTCGACGGCCTCGCGGAAGGGACCGGTCGTCGTGTTGGGTGGCACCGTCGATTCGAGGAGTACCGCGTCGCCCGACCGCAACCGCTCGCTCAACCCCTCGGCCGCCGCTCGGACGTACCGGAGGTCGGCCTCGCGGGTCTCGGGGTCGAAGGGCGTCGGCACGCAGACGAGGTGGTAGTCGGCGGCCGGGACCTCGCTGGCGACCGTCAGGTCGCCCGACTCGCGGACCTCGGCCACGAGGGCGGCGAGTTCGGGTTCCTCGACGTGGGAGTCGCCGCCCCGAACTATCTCGCGGACCTCCTCGTCCACGTCGAAGCCGACGACCTCGTAGCCAGCGTCGGCCAGTACCGCGGCGGTCGGCAGGCCGATGTAACCCAGACCGTGGACGCAGACGGAAGTCATTGGACGACCTCCGTCGTAGTCGCGTCCTCGGCGTCGCCCTCGCGGGTCGCCTCGTCCGTCTCTCCGGCACTCGTCGCGCTCTCAGTCCCGTCCGCGTCGCTCGGACTCGTTGCGGCCGAGGAGTCCAGAATCCTCGCGGCGGCGTCGCCGTCGCCGAAGGGGTTGTCCCAGTCGGCGTCGGTGCCGACCATCTCGCGGGCGGTCTCGAAGATGCTGGTCGGGGTCACGCCGCCGAGTCGGTTCGCGCCGACCGCGATGGTCTCGGGGCGCTCGGTGTTCTCGCGCAGGGTGACGCAGGGCACGCCCAGCACGCAGGCCTCCTCTTGGACGCCGCCCGAGTCGGTCAGCACGACCGCGGTCTCGCTTTCGAGTCGGAGGAAGTCGAGGTAGTCGAGCGGTTCCGTGACCGCGACGGAGTTGGGAACGCGAATCTCCTCCAACGTCTTCCGTGCGCGCGGGTGGGCCGGATACAACATCTTCAGTCCGTACTCGCGGGCCACGCGGTCGATGCCGGTCAGAATCGCCTCGAACCGGTCGGGGTCGTCCACGTTCTCGGCGCGGTGGAGCGTGACGAGTCCGTACTCGCCCTCCTCGACGCCGAAGTCGTCGAGCGCGGTGGTGCGCTCGGCCGCGAGGTCGCGGTGGCGTTCGAGCGCGTCCACGACCGTATTCCCCGTGACCGAGATGCGGTCGTCCGGGATGCCCTCGGCGCGCAGATTCCGGGCGGCCGCGTCGGTCGGCGGGTAGAGGGCGTCGGCGGCGTGGTCGCAGATGATGCGGTTTATCTCCTCGGGCATGTCCCGGTCGTCGCTCCGGAGTCCCGCCTCGACGTGGGCGAGTTCGGCGTCCAACTTGCTCGCCGCGACGGTCGCGGCCAGCGTCGTGTTGGTGTCGCCCTGCACGAGGACGGTCTCGGGGTCCTCGTCGAGGAGGACCGCCTCGACGCCAGCTATCATGCTCCCGGTCTGTTCGCCGTGGGTGGCCGACCCGACCCCGAGCGTGTGGTCGGGTCTGGGGAGGTCTAACTCCTCGAAGAACACCTCGGTCAGTTCCGGGGAGTAGTGCTGGCCGGTGTGGACGACGGTGTACGACGCGTCGCGATTCCGGCACTCGCGGATGACCGGCGCGAGTTTGACGATTTCGGGTCTCGTTCCGAGTACGATGGCGAGTTGTGACGAGTTCATGCGTAGATGGTGGCGTACGGGC
This DNA window, taken from Halorussus salinus, encodes the following:
- a CDS encoding nucleotide sugar dehydrogenase, yielding MTSVCVHGLGYIGLPTAAVLADAGYEVVGFDVDEEVREIVRGGDSHVEEPELAALVAEVRESGDLTVASEVPAADYHLVCVPTPFDPETREADLRYVRAAAEGLSERLRSGDAVLLESTVPPNTTTGPFREAVEESSGLAAGADFSLAHCPETVLPGNMLAELRENDRLVGGVDEASAEAARSLYDPVVEGEITVVPDPTTAEFAKLIQNTYRDVNVALANEVSKLADDYGISSRAVIEAANSHPRVDLLNPGPGVGGHCLPVDPWFLGQHSDSLDLVSNAREINDAMPNYVADRVTDRLGSLEGRKVALLGVAYKGNVDDTRGSPGLALADELRSRGATVAMQDPHVTAISAPASAKGDGDANGDAVPSSDGDVVADGGDARDEDTPELESLVGATRSADALVVTAAHDEYGELAPGMVADRMADDVIVDACDALDRERWQGVGVTVETL
- the wecB gene encoding non-hydrolyzing UDP-N-acetylglucosamine 2-epimerase; this encodes MNSSQLAIVLGTRPEIVKLAPVIRECRNRDASYTVVHTGQHYSPELTEVFFEELDLPRPDHTLGVGSATHGEQTGSMIAGVEAVLLDEDPETVLVQGDTNTTLAATVAASKLDAELAHVEAGLRSDDRDMPEEINRIICDHAADALYPPTDAAARNLRAEGIPDDRISVTGNTVVDALERHRDLAAERTTALDDFGVEEGEYGLVTLHRAENVDDPDRFEAILTGIDRVAREYGLKMLYPAHPRARKTLEEIRVPNSVAVTEPLDYLDFLRLESETAVVLTDSGGVQEEACVLGVPCVTLRENTERPETIAVGANRLGGVTPTSIFETAREMVGTDADWDNPFGDGDAAARILDSSAATSPSDADGTESATSAGETDEATREGDAEDATTTEVVQ